From the Salvelinus fontinalis isolate EN_2023a chromosome 35, ASM2944872v1, whole genome shotgun sequence genome, one window contains:
- the LOC129834452 gene encoding beta,beta-carotene 15,15'-dioxygenase-like — protein sequence MFQSIIGKNGTESPEPVKAEVTGCVPEWLQGTLLRNGPGLFKVGDTEYNHWFDGMALIHSFTFKDGEVYYRSKFLRSDTFKKNTQANKIVVSEFGTMIYPDPCKNIFSKAFSYLLAAIPDFTDNNLINIIRYGEDYYASSEVNYMNQIDPMTLDVIGKMNYRNHISLNLATSHPHYDDEGNTYNMGTALMRFGMPNYVIFKVPVNASDKEHKKPALRKVKQVCNIPCRSTLFPSYFHSFGMTENYIIFVEQPFKLDILRLATAIFRSVNWASCLKYDKEDITLIHLVDKKTGKAVSTKFYTDALVVFHHINAYEDDDHVVFDMITYKDSNLYEMFYLANLRKETHEFIESHKDNFSPPICQRFVLPLTVDKDTPKGTNLVRLKDTTAKAVMQRDGSLYCLPDTIFEGLELPRMNYKFNGKKYRYFYGSRVEWTPHPNKIGKGDIVTRKYIEWTEEDCYPSEPVFVATPGAVEEDDGVILTSVVSLNPKKSPFMLVLNAKTFEEIARASIDASIHMDLHGHFIPTQSTN from the exons ATGTTTCAATCCATCATCGGCAAGAACGGGACAGAATCACCCGAACCTGTCAAAGCAGAAGTAACAG GATGTGTTCCTGAGTGGCTACAAGGGACATTGCTGCGCAATGGGCCTGGTCTCTTTAAAGTGGGAGACACTGAATACAACCACTGGTTTGATGGCATGGCCTTAATTCATAGTTTTACCTTCAAAGATG GTGAGGTGTACTATAGGAGTAAATTCCTGAGGAGTGACACCTTCAAGAAAAACACTCAGGCAAACAAGATTGTTGTGTCAGAATTTGGGACCATGATCTATCCCGATCCCtgcaaaaacatattttcaaa AGCCTTCTCCTACCTTCTCGCTGCCATCCCAGACTTCACAGATAACAACCTGATAAACATCATTAGATATGGTGAGGACTACTATGCCTCATCAGAAGTCAACTACATGAATCAAATTGACCCAATGACCCTAGACGTAATTGGAAAG ATGAACTACAGGAATCACATTTCTCTGAACTTGGCGACTTCACACCCTCACTACGACGATGAGGGAAACACCTATAACATGGGAACTGCCCTCATGAGGTTTGGCATGCCCAACTATGTCATCTTCAAGGTTCCAGTAAATGCATCAG ATAAGGAGCATAAGAAGCCTGCCCTGCGGAAGGTGAAGCAGGTCTGCAATATACCGTGTCGCTCTACCCTCTTTCCCAGCTACTTCCACAGCTTCGGCATGACAGAGAATTACATCATCTTTGTCGAGCAGCCATTCAAACTGGACATCCTCAGACTGGCCACAGCTATATTTAGAAGCGTCAACTGGGCCAGCTGCCTCAAATATGACAAAGAGGACATT ACGCTGATCCACCTGGTCGACAAGAAGACTGGGAAGGCTGTGTCCACCAAGTTCTACACAGATGCCCTGGTGGTTTTCCACCACATCAATGCCTACGAGGACGACGACCATGTAGTGTTTGACATGATCACCTACAAAGACAGCAATCTGTATGAAATGTTCTACTTAGCGAACCTGAGAAAGGAAACCCATGAATTCATTGAGAGCCACAAGGACAACTTCTCCCCACCAATCTGCCAGAGATTTGTGTTGCCTCTCACTGTTGACAAg GATACTCCAAAAGGAACAAATCTTGTGAGGCTCAAAGACACAACAGCCAAAGCAGTGATGCAGAGAGATGGCTCGCTGTATTGCCTGCCTGACACAATATTTGAAG GTTTGGAGTTGCCAAGGATGAACTACAAATTCAATGGCAAGAAGTACCGTTATTTCTATGGCTCAAGAGTGGAGTGGACTCCACACCCAAATAAG ATTGGGAAGGGGGACATTGTGACCAGAAAGTACATTGAGTGGACAGAAGAGGACTGCTACCCCTCTGAGCCTGTGTTTGTTGCCACACCAGGAGCTgtggaggaggatgatg GAGTCATTTTGACCTCAGTCGTCTCACTCAATCCAAAGAAATCCCCCTTCATGCTTGTCCTTAATGCCAAAACCTTTGAGGAAATTGCTCGTGCCTCAATCGACGCCAGCATTCACATGGATCTGCATGGGCACTTCATTCCCACACAGAGCACCAACTGA